A stretch of DNA from bacterium:
AGCGTATTGCCCTGATCCGGCACGGAATCGATGATATTCGCCTTTTATACCAGAACGACCTGCGTTTCCTTAGACAATTTTAAAAGGAAGAAATATCGAGAGTATTTGAGAGCGGTTCAAGCCGCTCTTTTTTATGATCCTAACACCGTGCGCCACATAAAGAAAGCCATCGTGAAAAATATAACAGCAGTTAGAAGCTTTATAATAGGAGTATTCCGCTTTAAGAAATTTGTTAACTGCTCGCTAGTAGTGCCATAAAAAACAACCGCGAAAACTATGATTAACGGCACAATAAACATCAAGTTATAGAGTACGAGGAAAAGAAAGGCCTTAGCTTTGAGCCCGGGCGCTCCCATAACATAGATTATTGTCGGAAGATAAACCTGCCCGGTGCATGCAAGTTCAAGAATACTAACTAGAAAACCGGTGCTAGCTGCCGCAATAATGATGTTTCTTCTAGCGCGTGGTTCGTTCTCAGCGATGATAACATGGTGAATACGCTTCTTAAGTTTATCGGGTAATTGAAGAACCATGTCGCTATATTGGCCTTTAAGGCTACGGAAAAAATCGAAGATAGAGAGTAATCCCAGCCCTACAACAAGGACACCTGTGATGACATAAACCCACTTAGCGAAGGTCTGCAGAAATGGCAAGGCCTGTAGAAACTTAAGGAAACCGGCGCCGATAAGCAAATAGGTCAAGAATATCGAGGTTGTGAAGGCTACACCTACCCAGAAGATTTCACGCTTTTTGCGCTCGACTACAGTAAGAAAAGTAACGAAGAATATTATCGCTCCAAAAGCACATGGATTAAGACCATCGAGAAGACCTGCTGCAATTACAGGAGCTGCCTCAAGACCACGAAAACGCTCAACTATAACCTGATTAGCTGACGCAAGTTCATCATCACTGAAATTCCATACAGTATCCAAGCCCTGCGTTTTTTCGAGCCGCGAGATAGCCTCGTCAATAGCACGGAAGCTTATTTGCTCGGAGATAAAGGCTGTATCTACCAAAAATACCGACGGTGTGGCTAAATGCAATCTTTCCTCGATGCCGAATCTCAAAGCAAGAGCTTCACCGTAAAGTTTTGCCTTTTTTTCATCAGTATTCCAGTCTCTAACCTCCAGAGTGGGATGGCGCTCCTTAAGGAGTTGAAGATCATATGTTACGCGTGAACAATGCTGGCAACCCGTTTCCCAGAAATAGGCAAGAAAAACAGGGTATTGCAACGTATCTATTTCAGTATGGATTTTAGTAACGGTATCTTGTTTTGGAGATACAGCGTTCGTTGTCTGAATGGAAGTCGTAGGGATCGCTTTTATTTCTTCAGAGGGGGCTTTGTCCGGTTTAGAAGATTTTTCTGCTTGTATTAGGAGTTTAGTCAAATAGGGCAAGAATTCCTCTTCACCACCAAAAACGCTATCGCCAAGGAAAATCACAGGAATCTCGTTTCCGGTTTTCCCGATTTCTTCTTCCATCTCGATAAGTTTCTCGTAATTATCGATATTTTCTTCGATTTCGTAAAAAGAAATATCGAGAAGCTCTGGATATTTTTCCATCGCCGGTTCTAAGATTTCTTCCTTTACTTCCGCGCAATGCTCACAGCTTAGAGAATAAAAGAAATTAAGAGTGACTCTCCCAGCGAATGCCGTCGAGAGAGTCAGGCTCAGTAAAATTAGTATTTGAAGGTATCTGCGCATCAAATGGATGCGTCCTCAGTTCTAGTGTTTATTTAGGGCCGGCACCCTTGATAGGTATCGTAAAGATAACCGGGTTCTCGCCGGAAGCCTTAACCGTGAAGGAAGCTTTTATGTAATTGGCAGCGTAATCGTAATCATCGTTTAAAGATACTTCGACAGTAGTTTTTTTGCCAGCCTTTAGTTCCTTGCGATCGATTTTTGGTTTTTGAATAACATCGGCGGTATAATCGATTAATTCCAACTCGTAGTTTATTTCGCTATTGTTTTTCACCTCAAATTCCATTTTTTTAGGAGGCTTATCACCTTGAGCAATTTGCAATCCGAAAGGTTCTATATCAAATGGAAGGCCAGTTGTATCCATGTTTGCCGCGAATGTTACTCGAACACTGCGATTCAATAGATCATTCGAGCTGATGATCGTTCCTTTAGAGGTTCTAGACTTGTAGCGAGTGCTGTTGAAGATGACCGAAACTTCGGTTTCTTCATCGGGGACAAGTTCGGTTTTTTTAAGCGGCGCGCTCGTGCAACCACAGGTCGTGCGCACACGCTCGATAATTAGGTCGGCTTCGCCTTCATTTCTTATGATAAAGGGGTGAACTAGAAAGAACCCTTCGGGAGAGAATCCAAAATCGAAACTCTGTTCTGGAAGGACTATTTTTGGCTGTGGGCCAACTGGAACAACTTCTTCTGTTGTTTTGTCTGAAGCTGGCTTTTCGGCCTGTGATGAACCGAGTTTACCTCCCCCAAAAACGACAAGGCACAAACCCAGAAGTAAAATTGTTATTGAAGTGTAAACCTTCATTTGTATCTCCTTAAAACAAATATTAAATATGTATAGCTTCGTTCATCGCATCGAGGGCAGATTCTTTAAGTATCTCGCCAAGCGTTGGATGAGCGATAATTGTTTTCTTCCAATCGTCAATGGTCAATTTGCGCGAGACTGTTAGACTCGCTGCGGAAATCATCTCTGAAGCTTGTTTTCCCGCAATATGTATGCCAACGATTCGGCCGTTTTTCTCAGCTATAACCTTGGAAAAACCGTCAGTAGCCCCGGCAGTTTTAGCCCTTCCGCTGGCCCGATATGGGAAATGCCCGACTATTATATCTCCGTATCGTTCTCGGGCTTGAGGTTCTGTTAAACCGATCGTGCCGACCTCGATTGCTGTGAAAAAGGCCCCGGGAATGGCATCAGGGTCGAGTTTGTGCTGCGCACCCATAATGTTCTCGACAGAGGTTTCACCCATAGCGCTCGCCCAGTGGGCTAAATAAGGTGCTCCACAGACATCACCCGCGCCCCAAATGCCGTCTGCGGCCCTCGTCCATTCATCGACAACAAGATGTCCCCCTTCGAGATGCCCGCCAGCCAACTCTATGCCATCAGGGGGGGTAGATTGCCTT
This window harbors:
- a CDS encoding DUF1573 domain-containing protein, whose amino-acid sequence is MKVYTSITILLLGLCLVVFGGGKLGSSQAEKPASDKTTEEVVPVGPQPKIVLPEQSFDFGFSPEGFFLVHPFIIRNEGEADLIIERVRTTCGCTSAPLKKTELVPDEETEVSVIFNSTRYKSRTSKGTIISSNDLLNRSVRVTFAANMDTTGLPFDIEPFGLQIAQGDKPPKKMEFEVKNNSEINYELELIDYTADVIQKPKIDRKELKAGKKTTVEVSLNDDYDYAANYIKASFTVKASGENPVIFTIPIKGAGPK